The nucleotide window CCCACCAGAGTGGCCTAGAACATGCTGCTCAACTTCTGGGTGTGCTTTCTCATATCTAATGCGGGCAAGCCAGCACCCACAGTGCAGGGTTCTACAGCCCCACGAGGCCATGAGGAACAACATGTGCACGGCAGCCAGCACGGTTTGCGGACCTGGGAACAAGGGCTGTCTCTTGTCATCTGCCTGACCTCTTGCCCTTCTCACTTCTAGGCTGGAGCCAGATATCCTGCTTCGGGCCAAGCAAGATTTCCTGAAGACAGACAGTGAATCAGACTTCCagtgaggagggcagaggggcacaGGGGATGTGGGGGTGTGGGGCTGGGGCCTGTCCCGCCGCTGgctccagccccctcccttctACTCTCCCCCTGTAGGCTCTTCAAGGAGCAGAGCGAGGGGCAAGGTGACCGGGGCCTGCGGGACCGAGACGTGGTGCTAGAGCGGGAATTTCAGCGGGTCACCATCTCCGGCGAGGAGAAGTGTGGGGTCAGTGTGGTCAGGGCCTTGGGTCTCACTCCCCTCAATTCCACGGTGTTCCATTGGCTGGCTCCCCCAGCTTGGGAACTGGGTGGGCCTACGTGGGCATTTCTTGTTTCAAaagctggaggggcagagggtctgGCTGTTAGCTAGTTGATGTGCTGTTTCTAGGGTCAAGGCCTTGGGGAAGAGGCGAGGGTGGGCCTGGTGTGGGTCTGAGACCAAGGAGAGTGACCCCATGTCCTTGTCTCCAGGTGCCATTCACAGACCTGCTGGATGCAGCCAAGAGTGTGGTGCGGGCACTTTTTATCCGGGAGAAGTACATGGCCCTGTCACTGCAGAGTTTTTGCCCTACCACCCGGCGGTATCTGCAGCAGCTGGCTGAGAAGCCTCTGGAGACACGGACCTATGAGCAGGGCCCTGACACCCCTGTGTCTGCTGGTGGGACCCCCATTCATGCCCTACTCTAAGTGCCCTGGTGTCCCAGGCTCCCTGAGCCTGGTGCCTAGAAACCTCCACCCTGCCTGCTTCTTCCCACCCAGGCTCATTCCAGCCTCTCCGTACAtggtgggtggaggcaggggcaggagctcTCGCCCTCTATGGAGCCTCTGGGCTGGGCAGTGGGTGGCCAGGAGGAGCCCTGGCCCTGACTCCACCCTCCCTATCCCTGTAGATGCCCCGGTGCACCCCCCTGCGCTGGAGCAGCACCCATATGAGCACTGTGAGCCGAGCACCATGCCTGGGGACCTGGGTTTGGGTCTGCGCATGGTGCAGGGCGTGGTGCACGTCTACACCCGCAGGGAACCTGATGATCAGTAAGCCGGTGTGGGgagtgctggggcggggggagctgtGTGGGGGCTGCATTGGCTTAGGGGGTTCCATGGGGCACGACGTGCTCTTCTCACCTAAGCTCTCACTATGTGTCAGTTGCTCAGAGATGGAGCTGCCATACCCTGACCTGCAGGAATTTGTGGCAGATGTCAATGTGCTCATGGCCCTGATTATCAATGGCCCCATGTGAGTCCCTGCCTGTCCCGGACATTTGGCTCCCTTCCCAGCCTGGActctccagcctcagccctgccccagtCACCTGCCACCATCTCTCACCCCTTCTCAGTCACTGAGTCCTAgactttccctctgtctttgccccctGGGCAGTCTCAGTCCtgcaccctcccaccccctccctctctgcctccttacCCAGGCCCTCCCCAGGTGCCTCTTCGTGTCCTAGAGCCCCTGCCGTGTTCTCTTCCTGCCCAGAAAGTCCTTCTGCTACCGTCGGCTACAGTACCTGAGCTCCAAGTTCCAGATGCACGTGCTGCTCAACGAGATGAAGGAGCTGGCCGCCCAGAAGAAGGTTCCACACCGAGACTTTTACAACATCCGCAAGGTGGGCCCCCACACCATGCCCGGTCCTGCACCCCTGCCTGGCCTCCCTTGCAGGGCCTGGACCCCCTGCCCAGCATTCCTTGTGCAGAGTCCTCTCCTAGCCCAAGCCCCAGGCTCTCTTGGCCTCCAGGGAACCCAGCAGCCCCGTTCCACCCCAGGTGGACACGCACATCCACGCCTCGTCCTGCATGAACCAGAAGCACCTGCTGCGCTTTATCAAACGGGCGATGAAGTGGCACCTGGAGGAGATCGTGCACGTGGAGCAGGGCCGCGAGCAGACGCTGCGGGAGGTCTTTGAGAGCATGAATCTCACTGCCTATGACCTGAGTGTGGACACGCTGGACATGCACGCGGTCTGTCCTGGTGGCACAGGGGCGGGGGGGCCGGGTCAGTATGTGAACCAGGGGCAGGGGTGACCTGGGCCTGCCTGTTTTCCCCAGGACAGAAACACCTTCCATCGCTTTGACAAGTTCAATGCCAAATACAACCCCATTGGGGAGTCTGTCCTCCGAGAGATCTTCATCAAAACCGACAACAGGGTCTCTGGAAAGTACTTTGCCCACATTATCAAGGTGAGGAGGAGTGGCTGCCAGGGCCCATGTGCAGGGGCAGCAGCCTTGAGCAGCCCTTCCCCAGACCGTGGGAGTCTGGtgtcagggaggcaggtgaggaaggTGGGTAAGAGGCATGAAGACGTGTGACGGAGCACACATGGTGGGTGCAGAGACAGGGACGGTGGGAGCCTGAGTGTGATGGTTGCCCCATGTGTGTCTCTCAGGAGGTGATGTCAGACCTGGAGGAGAGCAAATACCAGAACGCGGAGCTGCGACTCTCCATCTATGGGCGCTCAAGGGACGAGTGGGACAAGCTGGCCTGTTGGGCCGTGAAGCACAAAGTACACTCCCCCAACGTGCGCTGGCTCGTGCAAGTGCCCCGCCTCTTGTGAGTGGCCCTTGGAGTGGGAGGGAGCGTGGGGGCCAGAGTTCCAGGGGCCAGGGCCTACCTCCTGCCCTCCAGGGATGGCTGACCCCCCCGTCCCAGCCAAGCCCTCTGAGTAGAAGAGGAACTGCCCGGTTCCACTCATGGTCTGTCCAGCCTGGCCCACCCAGTGTGGTTCAAAAGTGCTTCTTTGATTTCGGGCCAAGCTCTGGTGCCTACTGACCTGCACGTCCTGTGTGCGTACGTCCCGCCTGCAGTGACGTGTACCGTACCAAGGGCCAGCTGGCCAACTTCCAAGAGATGCTGGAGAACATCTTCCTGCCACTGTTTGAGGCCACTGTGCACCCTGCCAGCCACCCCGAGCTGCACCTCTTCTTGGAGCACGTGAGGGGGCGGCACAGGGcggggtgtggggagggtggcTGGCCTCAGGTGCGGCTGTAGCTCTGGGCCTGACCCTGGGGTCCTGTGCCAGGTGGATGGCTTTGACAGTGTGGATGATGAGTCTAAGCCCGAGAATCACGTCTTCAACCTGGAGAGTCCTCTCCCCGAGGCTTGGGTGGAGGAGGACAATCCACCCTATGCCTACTACCTGTACTACACCTTTGCCAACATGGCCATGCTGAACCATCTGCGCAGGTGCGTGCTCCACCAGGGTAGGGTCTCTACTCCCCCCACTGTCTCTCCCGCTGCCCTGGCCTGGGGCCACCAGAGCCCTgaccctcctcctgccccaactCCTGGACCCAGTGCGTTCTTTCTACGCCCTCAGGGCTCCATGGCTCAGCTCTCAGAGCCAAGAATCTGCCCCTGGCCCCTTGTCCCAGACCCACACGGTCACTGGGTGGGGACTCAGGGGCCCAGGCTCGGGAGCTGACACTATCTTTATGCCCCCAGGCAGAGGGGCTTCCACACATTTGTGCTGAGGCCGCACTGTGGGGAAGCCGGGCCCATCCACCACCTGGTGTCGGCCTTCATGCTGGCGGAGAACATCTCTCACGGGCTGCTTCTGCGTAAGGTCAGGGTGTGCACCTGCAGCCACCCCTCCCAATTGCTCACCTTCCTTTCAACCCTTTGGGCCTCATCAGCAGCTTATCTTCCTTCCCACCAAACCCTCAGTTTGCACTCTGCCTCACCCCAGCCTCCACAGGGAGGCCCCAGCTTGGATTTTGGCCATAAATGATTCTTTGTACATGAGACTGAGCCCGGACTCCCCCATCTCCTCTTCCTGTGGCCTGTGCCCTCCAGAACCGGGTATCCTCCCCAGCCCTGAGGCCTTCTGACAGGTCCTCCCTCCCTGTTGCCTGCCCAGGCCCCAGTCCTGCAGTACCTGTATTACCTGGCCCAGATTGGCATCGCCATGTCCCCACTCAGCAATAACAGCCTCTTCCTCAGCTATCACCGGAACCCGCTGCCTGAGTACCTGTCTCGTGGTCTCATGGTCTCGCTGTCCACTGACGATCCCCTGCAGTTCCACTTCACCAAGGTCAGAATCTGGAGGGCATCCAGGCCAGCGGTGGTTCTAGGCTGCAAAggtcccccccttccttccccccccaccgcctGGGCCTCAGGGCTGGTGCTGCCCCCTGCTGGTGGAGTGTGCAGCATGTCATGGCAAATTCCCGGGGAGAGTGGGGCGCGGGTACAGGATGAGGGTAGGGGTGGGCAGGGACTGGGTGGCAGGCCCGGGTGCACCTGTCTGAGGGAAACTGGCCTGTGCAGGAGCCACTGATGGAGGAATATAGCATCGCTACCCAGGTGTGGAAGCTCAGCTCCTGCGACATGTGTGAGCTGGCACGCAACAGTGTGCTCATGAGCGGCTTCTCCCACAAGGTACCACAGCCGCCCGCCCAGAACCTGGCAGacaccctctcctctccttctctgcatTTGGGGAGGTCCCAGGGATGCTGGCCCTGGGATGGTTCAGGGCTGGGGCGTGGCCCCTGAAGGCCCTGCCTGATAACCGTGCCCACCGCAGGTGAAGAGCCACTGGCTGGGACCCAACTATACCAAGGAGGGCCCTGAGGGCAATGATATTCGCCGTACGAACGTGCCGGACATCCGTGTGGGCTACCGCTATGAGACCTTGTGCCAGGAGCTGGCGCTCATCACGCAGGCTGTCCAGAGTGAGACGCTGGAGACCATCCCGGAGGAGGCTGGTGTCACCACAAGCCCGGGGCCTCAGTGAGCTTGGCCCACACAGGGCTCCCTGCATCTCAGCACCTCGACCACGTTTCATTCTCAGACCCCTCCCACCCTGTTGTGTCTGCATGTGTCTGTTCTTCTTTGTTCTGTCCCGCATGTCTCCAGCCTGGATCTGTCCCTGTGCCACCTCTGTGAAAGTGGTGCCCAGAATCTGCTTTGCCCTTGTCTGGGCCTGAAGGCCTGGCTTTGCTGGCTGCCCTGCCAATGGCCCTGTCCCAGGACCCTCTGAAGCCTGGCTGTCCTGTGGGCATCTAAGTGTCCACAGGGGCTAGGGATGGTTGAGGGGGGCTGGCCCCTCTAGCCCTTGGGGTCCTGCCTGGGCAGAtcttgtcgtgtgtgtgtgtccggGGAGCAGTCAGGTGGGGCCCGTGCATACCTGCTGAGGGTCCGTGGAGCTCCAGCAGCTCTGTGGTGAGCACAGTTGGGCTGAACTCGGTCACAGCCCTGGCTGCCTGGACTCGGGCCTCGGAGGTGCTGGACCACCGCCTCCACCAAGTCACTGCCTAGCAGCCTTCTCCGTCCTTCCTCCGGTCTACATGCTCCTCTGGTGTCAGCTTCCTGTGCCTCTGTGGGAGGGGGCAGCTGCCCTGTGTTGTATCTGGAGCCATTGCAGCTGGAGGGTCCTGAATCTGTCACCAGCCCTGGAGGTGGTATCCCCACTGTGATCCCCAGAGTTTTGACCAGACCTGAATCCACTTGGTCCCCTGTGTTGTGTTCTGGACTGAGGTCTTTGCTGTGAAATGCAGTGTTTCATACAATCCCATCTTTCCTAGTGCATGAGAAATAAAGGTTATTTAAGTAACGAGGCAGGTGGGATGTCTATTGGGAGAGGGAGAGTCATGGTGGGGGTGGCTGAGGGTAGATCCAGGAGCACTGTGGGTAGAGGTACACAGCGAATCCTAAAGTGGGTGACTGGGCTTGGCCGATGTGTATTTGCACACGTGGAAACTGATGAAGGAAGCTGGGTGGGAGGAGAGGTCCACCAGGGACCCATCTGCTGCCCCAGGCTCTCATCCAGCCTGTCCCCCCTGAAGTAGACACTTGACCCCAGGTCTAGGGCACACCCCTGTTGTACCACTTTGAGGGGGCCAGCATCCCCTTCCACCTCCTACTTTCTCACTTCCAGCCTTTTGGGATAGCCGGGTACATGTGGGAACATGTTATTTCCAAGCAGACCTGAGGCCAGTGGTTCTCGAACTTGGGACATCAACTTGTTTAAAATGCcatgtccaggggcgcctgggtggctcagtcggttaggcgtccgacttcggctgaagtcatgatctcatagctcgtgagttcgagccctgcatcgggctctgtgctgacagctcagagcctggagccttcttcggattctgtctctccctctctctctacccctcccccgttcacgctctgtctctctctttcaaagataaatattaaacattttttaaaaaataaataaaatgccatttccaGGTCCTACCCTCAGAGGTTCTGTCCGTGGGTGGGAGGTGTGGCACAGACATATGCAAGCTCCCTGGCACATTTTCTTAGAAGGGTTGGAGCAAGCCTGTGCCTTCAGAATCCAGGCTTAACCAACTTGGCTTCAGTCCATGTTCAATGCACACTCTCTGGACCACCTTCCAAGGCATAGAGGTTGCTGGAGTGTGTTGCCCAAGTAAAGGAGAAAAGTGGAATGTGCCCTGTGCTGCTCTGGGTCTTGGGTGAGTGACAGAGAAGCCTATGGATGCTGTTGCTAccaagtggggagtggatgggcTTGCACTTCAGAAACAATTAGCCCTGGAACAGCGAGAGCGTGTGCAATCGAGGGCCTGGTGAGGGAACAGGAGGCTGGCTTCCTCCCCTCCTGTTAGCtggctctgccccagccctgcctctcctttGGCAGACAGTGCATCTGCACCTCACCCGGGGCCTCTGGGCAGAAGCTCTCCTGATGCCCCTGGCTCCTGAGGGCCGTTAGCCACCAGCCTTGCTCCCAGACAAGGACAAGGGTCCATCAGTCTCTAGAAGGTGTCATTCACTAGTTCATTGTACCCATTACACATGGTAAAATCGAATGTTAGAGCAGAGTGATGAGCAAGAGACTGTACCACTGTGGCTGATTTCTGGTTCAGGAAACAGGCTCAGGAGGTGCAAGTAGTCTGTGGCAGAACCTGGATTGGAAGCTAGGGAGCTCATGGTCTAGGGCTCCCCAACCCCACACTGGGCCTCGTCTACCCAAGGAACGATGCTTTTCCATATAACAGAATCCATTCCGTTTTCTCACTGCTGGTACATTCTGAGTGTGTGCTGAGGCCTAGCCCTAAGAATACtaccaatttatttaaaaaaaaaaaaatttttttttaaatgtttacttactattttgagagagagagacagacacagagtgcaagcaggggagggtcagagagagagggagacatagaatccaaagcaggctctaggatctgagctgtcagcacagagcccaacgtggggctcaaccccacgatggtgagatcatgacctgaggtgacatcagacgcttaaccaactgagccactcaagtgccccaagaaTACTACCAATTTAAAGAGTTTCTTAGCAACCtgtccacttttttaaaaaaatgacttgtttctggttttttagtttctcagaaatttctctttttaaacatttactgagagcaAGTAATTTTAAGACAGTAAGGCCTTAATAGTTTTTCCTAtctgaaaaaaatttcatttagagaaatttggaaaatctagaaaaatgggaagaagaaaatcCATTCACAATCCACCAGTTTCAACATACAGATCATCTGTCTGtgatctatttatgtattttgaatatatatatatacatatattccttTAGGTTCTTttctaaaaaggaatttttaagtgGAGATcataatatgtataattttgtgttcctaaaatattttaatgtaagtccacattttattaaaatattctttataaatacaggcatacctcagggATTTGGCGGGCTGGGTTCCAGACAACTATGAGGACtcgaatatcacaataaagtgagttgAATTAATTTTTGGTTTCCAAGTGCATAtagaagttatgtttacactatactacAGTCTactaagtgtgcaatagcattatatcTAAGAAACAGACTAcacaccttaatttaaaaatatgctaaaaaatgttaaccatcatctgagcgTTCAGCAAGGCATCacctttttgctggtggaggttCTCACCtggatgttgatggctgctggctgatcagggtggtggttgccgAAGGCTAGgctggctgtggcaatttcttaaaataagacaacagtgaaggTTGCCCCGTTGGCTGACTCCTCCattcacaaatgatttctctgtacaAGTGCTGctctttgatagcattttacctaCAGTGGAACTTTCAAAATTAGAGTCAATGCTCTCAAACGCTTCTGCCGCTCTATCAATTAAGTTTGTGTgatattctaaatgctttattgtcatttcaacaatcttcaccaGAAGCAGAttctatctcaagaaaccactgtcctgggatgcctgggtggctcagtcggttaagcgtccgattttggctcaggtcatgatttcattgttcccaagttcgagcaccgcatcaggctctgtgccgagggctcagaacctggagcctgtttcgcattctgtctctccctctgtctcttcccctcccccactttctttctttctctctctctctctctctctcaaaaataaacaagcattaaaaaaaaaattaaaaaaagaagaaaccactgTCTTTGCTCATTCATCAGAACAgctcctcatctgttcaagtttgaGCATGAGATTGCAGCCATTCGGTCCCTTCTTCAGGCTCCACCTATAGTTCTAGTTCATTTGCTGTTTCCACCTCATCTGCCactacttcctccactgaagtcttgagcccctcaaagtcatccatgggGCCTAGATTCAACTTCTTCCAAATGCTTGTTGATGTTGCTGTTTTGACCTCTTCCTATGAATcataaatgttcttaatggcatttaGCatagtgaatcctttccagaagtttttcaatttactttgcccagatccattaGAGGAATCACTATGTACAGTAGCTACAGCCTTACGAAgtgcatttcttaaataataagacttgaaagttgaaatgactTGATCCATGGGTTGCAAAATGGAAGTTGTGTTATGAGGCATGAAAACAACGTGAATCTCATTGTTCGTCTCCATCAGAACTCTTGGGCGACCGGGCACATTGTCAGtgagtaatattttgaaaggaatcttttttgtTCTGAGCAGTAGGTTTCAACAGTGGGCTGAAGATATGCAGTAAACCGtcttgtaaacagatgtgctgtcatttAGGCTTTGTTGTTGCATTGATAGAgtacaggcagagtagatttagcctAATTCTTAAGGGCCTGAGGACCTCTGGAATGTTAGATGAGCGCTGGCTTCCACTCAAAGTCACCAGCTGCAGTAGCCCCTAACAGGAGACTTTGGCTTTAGGGAAtattgtggctggtttgatcttctatccagaccactcaaactttctccatgtataaggctgttttgctttcttatcattcatgtgttcactttaggagcacttttaatttccttcaagaacttttctttGCGTGCACAACTTCCTAATAAGAAGCCTTGCTTTCAGACAATCTTGGCTTTCGACGCTAagtttaatcatttctagcttttgattgaAGATGGGAGACGGGCGACTCTTTCACATGAACACTTAGGGGGCCATCGTAGGGTTGTCACTTGGCCTGATTTCAATATGGCTGTGTCTCAGGGAGtagggaggcccaaggagagggagagagatgggaatGGCTGGATGGTGGAGAGGTCAGAACGC belongs to Panthera tigris isolate Pti1 chromosome C1, P.tigris_Pti1_mat1.1, whole genome shotgun sequence and includes:
- the AMPD2 gene encoding AMP deaminase 2 isoform X1; translation: MASEARGGLGAPPLQSARSLPGPAPCLKHFPLDLRTSMDDKCKEIAEELFSRSLAESELRSAPYEFPEESPIEQLEERRQRLERQISQDVKLEPDILLRAKQDFLKTDSESDFQLFKEQSEGQGDRGLRDRDVVLEREFQRVTISGEEKCGVPFTDLLDAAKSVVRALFIREKYMALSLQSFCPTTRRYLQQLAEKPLETRTYEQGPDTPVSADAPVHPPALEQHPYEHCEPSTMPGDLGLGLRMVQGVVHVYTRREPDDHCSEMELPYPDLQEFVADVNVLMALIINGPIKSFCYRRLQYLSSKFQMHVLLNEMKELAAQKKVPHRDFYNIRKVDTHIHASSCMNQKHLLRFIKRAMKWHLEEIVHVEQGREQTLREVFESMNLTAYDLSVDTLDMHADRNTFHRFDKFNAKYNPIGESVLREIFIKTDNRVSGKYFAHIIKEVMSDLEESKYQNAELRLSIYGRSRDEWDKLACWAVKHKVHSPNVRWLVQVPRLFDVYRTKGQLANFQEMLENIFLPLFEATVHPASHPELHLFLEHVDGFDSVDDESKPENHVFNLESPLPEAWVEEDNPPYAYYLYYTFANMAMLNHLRRQRGFHTFVLRPHCGEAGPIHHLVSAFMLAENISHGLLLRKAPVLQYLYYLAQIGIAMSPLSNNSLFLSYHRNPLPEYLSRGLMVSLSTDDPLQFHFTKEPLMEEYSIATQVWKLSSCDMCELARNSVLMSGFSHKVKSHWLGPNYTKEGPEGNDIRRTNVPDIRVGYRYETLCQELALITQAVQSETLETIPEEAGVTTSPGPQ
- the AMPD2 gene encoding AMP deaminase 2 isoform X2 — encoded protein: MASNPSGAGSPKAKYPFKKLASLQASSAVPEARGGLGAPPLQSARSLPGPAPCLKHFPLDLRTSMDDKCKEIAEELFSRSLAESELRSAPYEFPEESPIEQLEERRQRLERQISQDVKLEPDILLRAKQDFLKTDSESDFQLFKEQSEGQGDRGLRDRDVVLEREFQRVTISGEEKCGVPFTDLLDAAKSVVRALFIREKYMALSLQSFCPTTRRYLQQLAEKPLETRTYEQGPDTPVSADAPVHPPALEQHPYEHCEPSTMPGDLGLGLRMVQGVVHVYTRREPDDHCSEMELPYPDLQEFVADVNVLMALIINGPIKSFCYRRLQYLSSKFQMHVLLNEMKELAAQKKVPHRDFYNIRKVDTHIHASSCMNQKHLLRFIKRAMKWHLEEIVHVEQGREQTLREVFESMNLTAYDLSVDTLDMHADRNTFHRFDKFNAKYNPIGESVLREIFIKTDNRVSGKYFAHIIKEVMSDLEESKYQNAELRLSIYGRSRDEWDKLACWAVKHKVHSPNVRWLVQVPRLFDVYRTKGQLANFQEMLENIFLPLFEATVHPASHPELHLFLEHVDGFDSVDDESKPENHVFNLESPLPEAWVEEDNPPYAYYLYYTFANMAMLNHLRRQRGFHTFVLRPHCGEAGPIHHLVSAFMLAENISHGLLLRKAPVLQYLYYLAQIGIAMSPLSNNSLFLSYHRNPLPEYLSRGLMVSLSTDDPLQFHFTKEPLMEEYSIATQVWKLSSCDMCELARNSVLMSGFSHKVKSHWLGPNYTKEGPEGNDIRRTNVPDIRVGYRYETLCQELALITQAVQSETLETIPEEAGVTTSPGPQ
- the AMPD2 gene encoding AMP deaminase 2 isoform X3, which produces MWQSQAQLVRLRLPPPSPRREPWHPTHLAPAVPRPNIPLRSWPACRPPLQYQELFSRSLAESELRSAPYEFPEESPIEQLEERRQRLERQISQDVKLEPDILLRAKQDFLKTDSESDFQLFKEQSEGQGDRGLRDRDVVLEREFQRVTISGEEKCGVPFTDLLDAAKSVVRALFIREKYMALSLQSFCPTTRRYLQQLAEKPLETRTYEQGPDTPVSADAPVHPPALEQHPYEHCEPSTMPGDLGLGLRMVQGVVHVYTRREPDDHCSEMELPYPDLQEFVADVNVLMALIINGPIKSFCYRRLQYLSSKFQMHVLLNEMKELAAQKKVPHRDFYNIRKVDTHIHASSCMNQKHLLRFIKRAMKWHLEEIVHVEQGREQTLREVFESMNLTAYDLSVDTLDMHADRNTFHRFDKFNAKYNPIGESVLREIFIKTDNRVSGKYFAHIIKEVMSDLEESKYQNAELRLSIYGRSRDEWDKLACWAVKHKVHSPNVRWLVQVPRLFDVYRTKGQLANFQEMLENIFLPLFEATVHPASHPELHLFLEHVDGFDSVDDESKPENHVFNLESPLPEAWVEEDNPPYAYYLYYTFANMAMLNHLRRQRGFHTFVLRPHCGEAGPIHHLVSAFMLAENISHGLLLRKAPVLQYLYYLAQIGIAMSPLSNNSLFLSYHRNPLPEYLSRGLMVSLSTDDPLQFHFTKEPLMEEYSIATQVWKLSSCDMCELARNSVLMSGFSHKVKSHWLGPNYTKEGPEGNDIRRTNVPDIRVGYRYETLCQELALITQAVQSETLETIPEEAGVTTSPGPQ